The window TCGCTGCGCAGCCGGTCTCGTCTCGCATCCTGCGGGCGTCTTCCGGCAGCCGGATGTCGCCGTTGCCGATGACCGGCACCTCCAGCGCCGCCACCAGCTCGGCTATCTCGGACCAGCGCGCCTTCCCGGAGTACATGTCGGCGCGGGTGCGCGGATGCAGACAGACCGCACGGGCTCCGGCGTCCTGGCAGACGAGGCCGATTCTCACCGGATCCCTCGTCGCCTCGTCGAAGCCGCTCCGGATCTTCACCGTGGTGGGCAGCGACGTGGCGTCATCCACGGCTCTCACGATCTCCGCCACCAGCCTGAGATCGCGCAGGCAGCCGGAACCCCCGTTCCTCTTCACCACCTTCTTGACGGGACAGCCGAAATTTATGTCGACGAAGTCGGGAGCGTGGCTCGCCGCAACGTAAGCCGCCGCGTCGGCCATCATGGCCGGGTCCGATCCGAAGATCTGGATGCCGATGGGTCGCTCGTCGTCGTGGAAGCGCAGGTAGGAGCGTGAGCGCACATTGTCCAGGACGATGCCGGCCGCGCTTACGAACTCGGTCTCGACCACGTCCGCGCCGAAACGCCTGCACAGCCTGCGGAACGGCGATTCGCTCACTCCCGCCTGGGGGGCGAGATAGAGCGGCGTCGGGAGTGCGCAGAGTATCCTGACGAAATTCGCGGAAGATTCGAACCCTTCGGTTGGGCGGCGGTCCGTAACCATGAGGAATAAGTTAAGTTACGGCTGCGATTCCCGACCCTCCACGGAAGCCGATGGCAATCCTAAGCAGCCTCTTCACCCCCTCCGAGGTGAAGCTCGACCTCGCGGCCTCTTCCAAGGAGGAGGTCCTCGCGGAACTCGTCGGCCTTCTGGGCTGCTCCTCGTACTGCCAGGCCACCCTGCTCCGAACCCTGCGCCGCCGGGAGAACCTCGGTTCCACCGGTATCGGCGGCGGTGTGGCGATCCCGCACTGCAGAACCGAAGCGGTGGGCGATCTCAGAGTCGCCTACGGACGCAAAGCGGGCGGGTTGGAGTTCAACGCCATCGACGGCGCTCCGGTCAGACATTTCTTCCTGATCGCCGCTCCTCCGGTCAAGGCCTCCGACAACTACCTGAACGTGTTGGCGCAGATCGCCCACTTCGTCAAGCGTCCCGAAACCTCTTCCCGGTTGGGAGAGCTGGCCGACGCACACGAGTTTCTGGAGCTGATCGAAGCGTCCTAGCGCTCTGCGTCGCCGCGCCGCCGGGAGGGATCCGTCCCCAGGGGGCTAGCCGTGCGGTCCGCCCGCCGCAGGTGCGGCGATGCCCTGCCTGGCTAGAGTCCGAGCGATCGTGGGGCGACCCAGGCGCATCCGTTCGTCGCTCAGCAGGAACGAGACGACGTAGCCCGCACCGAGCATCAAGATGCCGAGCAGGAGGCAGTACATGACGGCTCGGTCGGGGTAAATGTCCTTGAAGTAGCCCACGATGAGCGGTCCGACCACGCCCGCCGCCGCAGCGCCGGTCAGTACGCCGCCGTAGATCTTCGGCATGTTCACCGAGCCGAATACCTCGATGATCAGAGATGGCATGGTGGCCCAGCCTCCGCCGTAGCAGAGTAGGACGTAGCATACCAGGGCGCCGAAAATCCAAGGATTGGTCTGGGACATCAGGAGGCCGAACACGATCAGCTGGCTGCCGAGCAGGACGCGGTAAACCGCCACTCTCCCGATCCGGTCCGAGAGCCAGGCCCAGAAGAGCCGGCCGAGACCGTTGCAGACCGAGCTCACCGCGATCAGTGTCGCCCCGTACTCGGCGAGCACGATGGAGTCGAGCGCGGGATCTGCGAGCCCCCAGATCT is drawn from Gemmatimonadota bacterium and contains these coding sequences:
- a CDS encoding PTS sugar transporter subunit IIA; translation: MAILSSLFTPSEVKLDLAASSKEEVLAELVGLLGCSSYCQATLLRTLRRRENLGSTGIGGGVAIPHCRTEAVGDLRVAYGRKAGGLEFNAIDGAPVRHFFLIAAPPVKASDNYLNVLAQIAHFVKRPETSSRLGELADAHEFLELIEAS
- the dusB gene encoding tRNA dihydrouridine synthase DusB, with translation MVTDRRPTEGFESSANFVRILCALPTPLYLAPQAGVSESPFRRLCRRFGADVVETEFVSAAGIVLDNVRSRSYLRFHDDERPIGIQIFGSDPAMMADAAAYVAASHAPDFVDINFGCPVKKVVKRNGGSGCLRDLRLVAEIVRAVDDATSLPTTVKIRSGFDEATRDPVRIGLVCQDAGARAVCLHPRTRADMYSGKARWSEIAELVAALEVPVIGNGDIRLPEDARRMRDETGCAAIMIARGSHGDPWFFGQARAALDGEPIPPDPDVRERFEICLEHARNAIVFEADARKAIRDFRKHLGWYTKGLPNGRALRSHLMDAKTLMEVEALIEGYRAEAEVVEVGSGPVPSAER